In Oncorhynchus clarkii lewisi isolate Uvic-CL-2024 chromosome 2, UVic_Ocla_1.0, whole genome shotgun sequence, one DNA window encodes the following:
- the LOC139422140 gene encoding vesicle-associated membrane protein 1-like: protein MSAPDAAPPAGPPGAPGAPGADGAPGGGPPPPPPNTSSNRRLQQTQAQVEEVVDIMRVNVDKVLERDQKLSELDDRADALQAGASQFESCAAKLKSKYWWKNAKMMIIMGIIGVLVVGVLFLYFFY, encoded by the exons AT GTCTGCCCCAGATGCTGCTCCCCCAGCTGGACCTCCCGGAGCCCCAGGGGCCCCAGGAGCAGACGGAGCCCCAGGTGGAGggcccccacccccccctcccaacaCCTCCAGCAACCGCAGGCTACAACAGACACAAGCCCAAGTGGAGGAG gtggtGGATATTATGCGGGTGAATGTGGACAAGGTTCTGGAGAGGGACCAGAAGCTGTCGGAGCTGGATGACAGAGCCGATGCTCTCCAGGCCGGGGCCTCCCAGTTCGAGAGCTGTGCAGCCAAACTCAAGAGCAAATACTGGTGGAAAAACGCAAAG ATGATGATCATTATGGGTATCATTGGAGTTCTTGTGGTCGGAGTCCTTTTCT TGTACTTCTTCTATTGA